The proteins below are encoded in one region of Streptomyces roseirectus:
- a CDS encoding ABC transporter ATP-binding protein has protein sequence MTPVKPAPPTERSAVRTLLRLWPYVRPARARLVIAALVAVLASCVGLVIPLVLKWMVDGPIASGDTGGVWLGALWLLLLGFAEALLFGLRRWLVARPLSHVEASMRADLYRHLQRLPVAFHDRWASGQLLSRGTTDLMLLRMFLAFPLTFLFVNAVTILVGVVIMLLQDWTLGLVVLAPTVPLVVLCVAFETRYARVARLSQDQVGDLTTVVEESVLGIRIIKGFGRHRSQARVFRDLARNLRGTELRKARLLAMIWGVIVTLPEIAIAVALVVGAVQVADGALSAGTLVAFLSTALALRWPVESIGFLLAMSQEAATATARYFEVMDEEEEGAGADARGTGGRTGRGAASAGAAVKAGGVLGGAPGAADDDRARDAGGAGASAEAETGGALVEAAGASGGGPGPAGAGGGGRAGAGVSGGAGDGLRFEGVWFRYPDAGAEDPPVLAGVDLHIRAGESLALVGATGSGKTTLTALVPRMYDVSGGRITLDGEDIEGMTREELRARVAVAFEEPTLFSATVGENVLMGAVDGEGDLARALDVAQASFVHDLPRGVDTEVGEQGLSLSGGQRQRLALARAVVGRPAFLVLDDPLSALDVHTEAAVEAALRHVLADTTALIVAHRPSTVLLADRVALLSEGRVKAVGTHQELLRTNAEYAHLMAGAQDTGDTGRSDPAPPAPHDALTPRAQEDARR, from the coding sequence GTGACGCCAGTGAAGCCCGCACCCCCCACCGAACGGTCAGCCGTCCGCACACTGCTCCGACTGTGGCCGTACGTGCGGCCCGCACGGGCCCGGCTGGTCATCGCCGCGCTCGTCGCCGTGCTGGCCTCCTGCGTGGGCCTCGTCATCCCCCTCGTCCTGAAGTGGATGGTCGACGGGCCCATCGCCTCCGGCGACACCGGCGGGGTCTGGCTGGGGGCGCTGTGGCTGCTGCTCCTCGGGTTCGCCGAGGCGCTGCTCTTCGGCCTGCGACGCTGGCTCGTCGCCCGCCCGCTGTCCCACGTCGAGGCGTCCATGCGGGCCGACCTCTACCGCCACCTCCAGCGGCTGCCGGTCGCCTTCCACGACCGCTGGGCCTCCGGCCAGCTCCTGTCGCGCGGGACCACCGACCTCATGCTCCTGCGCATGTTCCTCGCGTTCCCGCTGACGTTCCTGTTCGTCAACGCCGTGACCATCCTCGTCGGCGTCGTCATCATGCTGCTCCAGGACTGGACGCTCGGCCTCGTCGTCCTCGCGCCCACGGTCCCCCTCGTGGTCCTCTGCGTCGCCTTCGAAACCCGCTACGCGCGCGTGGCCCGCCTCTCGCAGGACCAGGTCGGCGACCTCACGACCGTCGTCGAGGAGAGCGTCCTCGGCATCCGCATCATCAAGGGGTTCGGCCGCCACCGCAGCCAGGCCCGCGTCTTCCGCGACCTCGCCCGGAACCTGCGCGGCACCGAACTGCGCAAGGCCCGCCTCCTCGCGATGATCTGGGGCGTCATCGTGACCCTGCCGGAGATCGCGATCGCGGTCGCCCTCGTCGTCGGCGCCGTGCAGGTGGCCGACGGCGCGCTGTCCGCCGGGACCCTCGTGGCGTTCCTCTCCACCGCCCTCGCGCTGCGGTGGCCCGTGGAGTCCATCGGGTTCCTGCTGGCGATGAGCCAGGAGGCGGCTACTGCCACGGCCCGGTATTTCGAGGTGATGGACGAGGAGGAGGAAGGCGCCGGGGCGGACGCGCGGGGCACCGGGGGCCGTACAGGGCGGGGCGCGGCTTCGGCCGGCGCCGCGGTGAAGGCCGGGGGTGTGCTCGGCGGGGCGCCGGGCGCGGCTGACGACGACCGGGCCCGGGACGCCGGGGGCGCGGGGGCTTCGGCGGAGGCGGAGACCGGGGGTGCGCTCGTCGAGGCGGCCGGGGCTTCCGGTGGCGGGCCCGGTCCGGCGGGGGCCGGTGGTGGCGGGCGTGCGGGGGCCGGTGTGTCCGGCGGGGCCGGGGACGGGCTGCGGTTCGAGGGGGTCTGGTTTCGGTATCCCGATGCCGGGGCGGAGGATCCGCCCGTGCTCGCCGGGGTCGATCTGCACATCCGGGCCGGGGAGTCGCTGGCGCTCGTCGGGGCTACGGGGAGCGGGAAGACGACGCTCACGGCGCTGGTGCCGCGCATGTACGACGTCAGCGGCGGGCGGATCACGCTCGACGGGGAGGACATCGAGGGGATGACCCGCGAGGAACTGCGCGCCCGGGTCGCCGTCGCGTTCGAGGAGCCCACGCTGTTCTCGGCGACCGTCGGGGAGAACGTCCTGATGGGGGCCGTCGACGGTGAGGGCGACCTCGCGCGGGCGCTGGACGTCGCGCAGGCGTCCTTCGTGCACGACCTGCCGCGCGGCGTCGACACGGAGGTCGGCGAACAGGGGCTCAGCCTCTCCGGCGGTCAGCGCCAGCGCCTCGCGCTGGCCCGCGCGGTGGTGGGCCGGCCCGCGTTCCTCGTCCTCGACGACCCGCTCTCCGCGCTGGACGTCCACACCGAGGCCGCCGTCGAGGCCGCCCTGCGGCACGTCCTCGCCGACACGACGGCCCTGATCGTCGCCCACCGCCCCTCGACCGTCCTGCTGGCCGACCGGGTGGCCCTCCTGTCCGAGGGCCGCGTCAAGGCGGTCGGCACACACCAGGAACTGCTGCGGACGAACGCGGAGTACGCGCACCTGATGGCGGGCGCGCAGGACACCGGCGACACCGGACGAAGCGACCCCGCCCCGCCCGCCCCGCACGACGCCCTCACCCCGCGCGCACAGGAGGACGCCCGCCGATGA
- a CDS encoding DUF1990 domain-containing protein, giving the protein MSERPFSYDDVGATRDPHFCPPGFHHLRERTRLGEGEAVFRRAAEAVLTWEMHRALGVGIHASAERAAVDVDVTVTLAGIIKAPCRIVWTAEEPRRAGWAYGTLAGHPECGEESFLVERTGDGTVWLTVTAFSRAAKWYAKAGGPAVRGMQHAYARRCGKVLKTLCGPVSE; this is encoded by the coding sequence ATGTCCGAACGGCCTTTCTCGTACGACGACGTGGGCGCGACCCGCGACCCCCACTTCTGCCCTCCGGGCTTCCACCACCTGCGCGAGCGCACCCGGCTCGGCGAGGGCGAGGCCGTCTTCCGGCGGGCCGCCGAGGCGGTGCTCACCTGGGAGATGCACCGCGCCCTCGGCGTCGGCATCCACGCCTCCGCCGAACGCGCCGCCGTCGACGTCGACGTCACCGTCACGCTCGCCGGGATCATCAAGGCGCCCTGCCGGATCGTGTGGACCGCCGAGGAACCCCGGCGCGCGGGCTGGGCGTACGGCACGCTGGCCGGCCATCCCGAGTGCGGCGAGGAGTCCTTCCTCGTGGAGCGCACCGGGGACGGCACGGTGTGGCTGACCGTGACGGCCTTCAGCCGCGCCGCCAAGTGGTACGCGAAGGCGGGCGGTCCGGCCGTCCGGGGCATGCAGCACGCGTACGCGCGGCGGTGCGGGAAGGTGCTCAAGACGCTGTGCGGACCGGTGTCCGAATAG
- a CDS encoding ABC transporter ATP-binding protein yields MRAPIDAHEDPGTPDCRGGLAYLWWLSRRQAGRAVAGAVFASVWMGLLAAAPWMISKAVDEGLEPGNMRALVGWSVALFLVGAFNAWVSVMRHRTMTRLRMDANFRTVKVVVGQAVRLGAALPRRTVAGEVVTIGVGDVQTVAFSLTALGPGIGAIVAYGVVAVLLLDISGLLAALVLAGMPVLGLVVGPLMARLQGAETEYRERQRLLTARIGDLAGGLRVLNGLGGKGLFADAFRRDSARLREQGYRVGAVTSWIQACGLGLPMLFLSVVTWLAARLAAQGEITVGQLVSVYGFVAVLVGPVAFLVELGYQGSRGVVAARRVVRLLSLEPDPDDPTAKAPEEPAELHDPLSHVRVRPGELTAVVCARPADGAVIADRLGRYLPSDVTWGEVRLDAVPLADVRARILVADNEADLFAETLREMVCGREERDADDIARAVWAAASEDIVRGLSDGLDSAVSAQGRSLSGGQRQRVRLVRALLADPEVLLAIEPTSALDAHTEAAIASRLREARTGRTTVVTSTSPLLLDRVERVQYVVDGRVVASGTHRELLEREPGYRELVARDTDGADGTNGTGEGVSGEGVAEEVVR; encoded by the coding sequence ATGAGGGCCCCGATCGACGCCCACGAGGACCCCGGCACCCCCGACTGCCGGGGCGGGCTCGCGTACCTGTGGTGGCTGAGCCGGCGGCAGGCCGGGCGGGCGGTGGCCGGGGCGGTGTTCGCGTCGGTGTGGATGGGGCTCCTCGCGGCGGCGCCGTGGATGATCTCCAAGGCCGTCGACGAGGGACTCGAACCCGGGAACATGAGGGCGCTCGTCGGGTGGAGCGTCGCGTTGTTCCTGGTGGGGGCCTTCAACGCGTGGGTCAGCGTCATGCGGCACCGGACGATGACACGGCTGCGGATGGACGCCAACTTCCGGACGGTCAAGGTGGTGGTGGGGCAGGCGGTGCGGCTGGGCGCCGCGCTGCCGAGGCGGACGGTCGCCGGGGAGGTCGTCACCATCGGCGTGGGCGACGTGCAGACCGTCGCGTTCTCCCTGACCGCGCTCGGGCCCGGGATCGGGGCGATCGTGGCGTACGGCGTCGTCGCCGTGCTGCTGCTCGACATCTCCGGGCTGCTCGCGGCCCTCGTCCTGGCCGGGATGCCCGTACTCGGCTTGGTCGTCGGGCCGTTGATGGCCCGGCTCCAGGGCGCCGAGACCGAGTACCGCGAGCGCCAGCGGCTGCTGACCGCGCGGATCGGGGACCTCGCGGGCGGGCTGCGCGTGCTCAACGGGCTCGGCGGGAAAGGGCTGTTCGCGGACGCGTTCCGGCGGGACTCGGCGCGGCTGAGGGAACAGGGGTACCGGGTCGGCGCGGTGACGAGCTGGATCCAGGCGTGCGGGCTCGGCCTGCCGATGCTGTTCCTGTCCGTCGTCACCTGGCTCGCCGCGCGCCTCGCCGCGCAGGGCGAGATCACCGTGGGTCAACTCGTCTCCGTCTACGGCTTCGTGGCCGTCCTGGTGGGGCCGGTGGCCTTCCTCGTCGAGCTGGGCTACCAGGGCAGCCGGGGCGTCGTCGCCGCGCGCCGCGTCGTGCGCCTGCTGAGCCTGGAACCGGACCCCGACGACCCGACGGCCAAGGCCCCCGAGGAGCCCGCCGAGTTGCACGACCCGCTGTCCCATGTCCGCGTCCGGCCCGGCGAGTTGACGGCCGTCGTCTGCGCGCGGCCCGCCGACGGCGCCGTCATCGCCGACCGGCTCGGCCGCTACCTGCCCTCCGACGTCACCTGGGGCGAAGTCCGCCTGGACGCCGTGCCGTTGGCGGACGTCCGCGCGCGGATCCTCGTCGCCGACAACGAGGCCGACCTGTTCGCCGAGACCCTGCGCGAGATGGTCTGCGGCCGCGAGGAACGCGACGCCGACGACATCGCGCGCGCCGTGTGGGCCGCCGCCTCCGAGGACATCGTGCGCGGCCTGTCCGACGGCCTCGACTCCGCCGTCTCCGCCCAGGGCCGCAGCCTCTCCGGCGGCCAGCGCCAACGCGTGCGCCTCGTACGGGCGTTGCTCGCCGACCCCGAAGTACTCCTCGCCATCGAACCGACGTCCGCCCTCGACGCCCACACCGAGGCGGCGATCGCCTCCCGCCTCCGCGAGGCCCGCACCGGCCGCACGACCGTCGTGACCTCCACCTCACCGCTCCTCCTCGACCGGGTCGAGCGGGTCCAGTACGTCGTGGACGGGCGCGTGGTGGCCTCGGGGACACACCGGGAACTGCTGGAACGGGAGCCGGGGTACCGGGAGTTGGTGGCGCGGGACACGGACGGGGCGGACGGGACGAACGGGACGGGAGAGGGCGTGTCGGGAGAAGGCGTCGCGGAAGAGGTGGTCCGGTGA
- a CDS encoding ABC transporter ATP-binding protein — translation MTAPTTAPAPQQDPFDQDDLPTPPGATGALLRSLLAPMKLRATLTALLLLAQQAAVQVGPLLVAYAIDTAVPAYRDGDDGPLITAGAGYLACALLAGVLQYAFINASAHVNQDALLDLRGRIFRHAQALSVDFHERYTSGRLISRSTTDVESLRELLEEGLQELVTVVLSFVYISAMLLWLDLGLGAVAVASFGPLYLMVRTYQRRVGRVYSRRSTAIATVIVKFVETMNGIRPVRAFRREAVNDAEFAALNRTHERSNGDALLEMARYVVGSRLIANTAVALIVLWGAYRVTDGSLALGVLAAAVLYLRRLYDPIDRLGMFLNSYQSAAASLEKIAGLLAQTPSVPEPAHPRELPVRQGELPGRTVEFEGVSFGYRTGGEILPRFDLTLPAGQTVAVVGSTGAGKSTLAKLLARFYDPTAGRVTLDGVDLRDLSVPELRRGVVMVTQEAFLFSGTVAENIAIGRPDATREDIERAAKAIGAHEFISALPDGYDTDVRKRGGRISAGQRQLVAFARALLADPAVLILDEATSSLDIPGEQAVQRAMSTVLRGRTAVVIAHRLSTVEIADRVLVMEHGRVVEDGTPAELIAGTGRFAGLHRAWRESLT, via the coding sequence ATGACCGCCCCCACGACGGCCCCCGCGCCCCAGCAGGACCCCTTCGACCAGGACGACCTGCCCACACCCCCCGGCGCCACCGGCGCCCTCCTGCGCTCCCTGCTCGCGCCGATGAAACTCCGCGCGACGCTCACCGCGCTGCTCCTGCTGGCCCAGCAGGCGGCCGTCCAGGTCGGCCCGCTCCTGGTCGCGTACGCGATCGACACGGCCGTCCCCGCCTACCGCGACGGCGACGACGGCCCGCTGATCACGGCCGGCGCCGGCTACCTCGCGTGCGCGCTCCTGGCCGGCGTCCTGCAGTACGCGTTCATCAACGCCTCCGCGCACGTCAACCAGGACGCCCTGCTGGACCTGCGCGGCAGGATCTTCCGGCACGCGCAGGCGCTGAGCGTCGACTTCCACGAGCGCTACACCTCCGGCCGCCTGATCTCCCGCTCCACGACCGACGTCGAGTCACTGCGGGAACTGCTGGAGGAGGGCCTTCAGGAGCTCGTGACGGTCGTCCTGTCGTTCGTCTACATCTCGGCGATGCTGCTCTGGCTCGACCTCGGCCTCGGCGCCGTAGCGGTCGCCTCCTTCGGCCCGCTGTACCTGATGGTGCGCACCTACCAGCGCAGGGTGGGCCGCGTGTACTCCCGGCGTTCGACGGCCATCGCGACGGTGATCGTGAAGTTCGTCGAGACGATGAACGGCATCCGCCCGGTGCGCGCGTTCCGGCGCGAGGCGGTCAACGACGCCGAGTTCGCCGCCCTCAACCGCACGCACGAACGCTCCAACGGCGACGCCCTCCTGGAGATGGCCAGGTACGTCGTCGGCTCCCGCCTGATCGCCAACACCGCCGTCGCGCTGATCGTCCTGTGGGGCGCCTACCGCGTCACGGACGGCTCCCTCGCCCTCGGCGTCCTCGCGGCGGCCGTGCTGTACCTGCGGCGCCTGTACGACCCGATCGACCGGCTCGGCATGTTCCTCAACTCCTACCAGTCGGCCGCCGCGTCCCTGGAGAAGATCGCCGGCCTGCTCGCCCAGACGCCCTCCGTCCCCGAACCGGCGCACCCGCGCGAACTGCCCGTGCGCCAGGGCGAACTCCCCGGCCGCACGGTCGAGTTCGAGGGCGTCTCCTTCGGCTACCGCACGGGCGGCGAGATCCTGCCCCGCTTCGACCTCACCCTCCCCGCAGGCCAGACCGTCGCCGTCGTCGGCTCGACCGGCGCCGGCAAGTCGACGCTCGCGAAACTCCTCGCCCGCTTCTACGACCCGACGGCCGGCCGCGTCACCCTCGACGGCGTCGACCTGCGCGACCTGTCCGTGCCCGAACTGCGGCGCGGCGTCGTGATGGTGACCCAGGAGGCGTTCCTGTTCTCCGGCACCGTCGCCGAGAACATCGCCATCGGCCGCCCCGACGCCACCCGCGAGGACATCGAACGCGCCGCGAAGGCCATCGGCGCCCACGAGTTCATCAGCGCCCTCCCCGACGGCTACGACACCGACGTCCGCAAGCGCGGCGGCCGCATCTCCGCCGGCCAGCGCCAACTGGTCGCCTTCGCGCGGGCGTTGCTCGCCGACCCCGCCGTCCTCATCCTCGACGAGGCCACCAGCTCCCTCGACATCCCCGGCGAACAGGCCGTCCAGCGAGCCATGTCGACCGTCCTGCGCGGGCGCACCGCCGTCGTCATCGCGCACCGCCTCTCCACCGTCGAGATCGCCGACCGCGTCCTCGTCATGGAGCACGGCCGCGTCGTCGAGGACGGCACCCCGGCCGAACTCATCGCCGGCACGGGCCGGTTCGCGGGGCTGCACCGGGCCTGGCGGGAGAGCCTGACATGA
- a CDS encoding M4 family metallopeptidase, translated as MSSSTSPRRTPRSPYRRTAAAALMGVAALVATAVQSGAATAAPQQAGTKTESVLLTPSQRAELLRDADAGKAATAKTLGLGAQEALVVRDVVKDADGTTHTRYERTYAGLPVLGGDLVVKENAAGATQGVVKATNATVKVASLTPKIAAGAAEKQALARASAEGAKSPDATQAPRKVVWAANGTPTLAFETVVGGLQHDGTPNELHVITDANTGQKLYEYQAVMNGTGNTMYSGSVTIGSTQSGSTYNLTDATRGNQRTYNLNRGSSGTGTLFSGPDDVWGNGLPSNAETAGADAHFGAQTTWDYFKNVHGRNGIRNDGVAAYSRVHYGNAYVNAFWQDSCFCMTYGDGAGNNKPLTSLDVAGHEMSHGVTANTARLVYSGESGGLNEATSDIFGTAVEFYANNASDVGDYLIGEKIDINGNGTPLRYMDKPSKDGSSRDSWYSGLGGIDVHYSSGPANHFFYLLSEGSGTKTINGVTYNSATSDGLPVTGIGRDKAEKIWFRALATKFTSNTNYAGARTGTLAATGELYGTTSAEYRAVQDAWAAIAVGARSTGGGTGGGTSFENTTAVPIPDNGAAVTSSIAVTGRTGNAPANLQVSVDITHTFRGDLAINLVGPSGTSYLLKAFSSSDSADNVVATYTVNASTETANGTWQLRVQDQAARDTGQINSWKVTFP; from the coding sequence GTGAGCAGCAGTACCTCTCCCAGACGCACCCCCCGCTCCCCCTACCGCAGAACAGCCGCCGCGGCCCTGATGGGCGTGGCGGCTCTCGTCGCCACCGCCGTGCAGTCCGGCGCCGCGACGGCCGCCCCCCAGCAGGCGGGCACGAAGACCGAGTCCGTCCTGCTGACCCCCTCCCAGCGCGCGGAGCTGTTGCGCGACGCGGACGCGGGCAAGGCGGCGACGGCGAAGACACTGGGCCTGGGCGCCCAGGAGGCCCTGGTCGTCCGCGACGTCGTGAAGGACGCCGACGGCACCACGCACACCCGCTACGAGCGCACGTACGCGGGCCTGCCGGTGCTCGGCGGCGACCTGGTCGTGAAGGAGAACGCGGCCGGCGCCACCCAGGGCGTCGTGAAGGCGACGAACGCGACGGTGAAGGTCGCCTCCCTCACGCCGAAGATCGCGGCCGGCGCCGCCGAGAAGCAGGCGCTGGCGCGCGCGAGCGCGGAGGGCGCGAAGAGCCCGGACGCGACCCAGGCGCCCCGCAAGGTGGTCTGGGCGGCGAACGGCACCCCGACGCTGGCGTTCGAGACGGTCGTCGGCGGCCTCCAGCACGACGGGACGCCGAACGAGCTGCACGTCATCACGGACGCGAACACCGGCCAGAAGCTGTACGAGTACCAGGCCGTCATGAACGGCACCGGCAACACGATGTACTCGGGTTCGGTGACGATCGGCTCGACGCAGTCGGGTTCGACGTACAACCTGACGGACGCCACGCGCGGCAACCAGCGCACGTACAACCTGAACCGGGGCTCGTCGGGCACCGGCACGCTGTTCTCCGGCCCGGACGACGTGTGGGGCAACGGGCTGCCGTCCAACGCGGAGACCGCGGGCGCGGACGCGCACTTCGGGGCGCAGACGACGTGGGACTACTTCAAGAACGTGCACGGCCGCAACGGCATCCGCAACGACGGGGTCGCGGCGTACTCGCGGGTCCACTACGGCAACGCGTACGTCAACGCGTTCTGGCAGGACTCCTGCTTCTGCATGACGTACGGCGACGGCGCGGGCAACAACAAGCCGCTGACGTCGCTGGACGTGGCCGGGCACGAGATGTCGCACGGCGTCACCGCGAACACGGCCCGCCTGGTCTACAGCGGCGAGTCGGGCGGCCTGAACGAGGCGACCTCGGACATCTTCGGCACGGCCGTCGAGTTCTACGCGAACAACGCCTCGGACGTCGGTGACTACCTCATCGGCGAGAAGATCGACATCAACGGCAACGGGACGCCGCTGCGCTACATGGACAAGCCGAGCAAGGACGGCTCGTCCAGGGACAGCTGGTACTCCGGGCTCGGCGGGATCGACGTGCACTACTCGTCGGGTCCCGCGAACCACTTCTTCTACCTGCTGAGCGAGGGCAGCGGCACCAAGACGATCAACGGTGTCACCTACAACTCGGCCACCTCGGACGGGCTGCCGGTGACCGGCATCGGCCGGGACAAGGCGGAGAAGATCTGGTTCCGGGCGCTGGCCACGAAGTTCACGTCGAACACGAACTACGCGGGCGCGCGCACGGGCACCCTGGCGGCGACCGGTGAGCTGTACGGGACGACGTCGGCGGAGTACCGCGCCGTGCAGGACGCGTGGGCGGCCATCGCGGTCGGCGCGCGCTCGACGGGCGGCGGCACCGGCGGCGGCACCTCGTTCGAGAACACGACGGCCGTGCCGATCCCGGACAACGGGGCGGCGGTCACCTCGTCGATCGCGGTGACCGGGCGGACCGGCAACGCGCCGGCCAACCTCCAGGTCTCCGTGGACATCACGCACACCTTCCGGGGCGACCTGGCGATCAACCTGGTGGGGCCGAGCGGGACGTCGTACCTGCTGAAGGCGTTCAGCTCGTCGGACTCGGCGGACAACGTCGTGGCGACGTACACCGTCAACGCGTCGACGGAGACCGCCAACGGCACCTGGCAGCTGCGGGTCCAGGACCAGGCGGCGCGCGACACCGGGCAGATCAACAGCTGGAAGGTCACCTTCCCGTAA
- a CDS encoding M4 family metallopeptidase, with translation MTPVYTRHKRATLAIATAVAAGALLTTGLTTANATDTKVDANKAARTLSAAPLQLSAPARAALIQDQQADAAETARQIGLGAKEALVVRDVVKDVDGTTHTRYERTYAGLPVLGGDLLVHQTAAGANKGVTKATSATIKVASLTPKVTPSVAAKQAVGLAKAAGSAETAADGAPRKVIWAGNGSAPTLAFETVVGGLQDDGTPNELHVITDAATGKKLYEWQGIETGTGKSLYSGTVTIGSTKSGSTYNLTDGTRGGHKTYNKARSTSSSAGTLFTDADDTWGTGTASSSSSDQTAAVDAAYGAQVTWDFYKNTFGRSGIKNDGVAAYSRVHYGNAYVNAFWDDSCFCMTYGDGAGNTDPLTSLDVAGHEMTHGVTSNTAGLNYSGESGGLNEATSDIFGTAVEFYANNASDPGDYLIGEKIDINGDGTPLRYQDKPSKDGSSKDSWSSTLGNLDVHYSSGPANHFFYLLSEGSGAKTINGVSYNSPTSNGSTITGIGRAKAVQIWYKALTSYMTSTTNYKGARTATLSAASALYGASSTEYATVAAAWSAVNVN, from the coding sequence GTGACCCCCGTCTACACGCGTCACAAGCGCGCCACCCTGGCCATCGCGACCGCCGTGGCCGCCGGAGCGCTGCTGACCACCGGGCTGACCACGGCCAACGCGACCGACACCAAGGTCGACGCGAACAAGGCCGCCCGGACCCTCTCCGCGGCCCCGCTCCAGCTCTCGGCGCCCGCCCGCGCGGCCCTGATCCAGGACCAGCAGGCGGACGCGGCCGAGACCGCGCGGCAGATAGGTCTCGGCGCCAAGGAGGCGCTGGTCGTCCGTGACGTCGTCAAGGACGTCGACGGCACCACGCACACCCGCTACGAGCGGACCTACGCCGGTCTGCCGGTCCTCGGCGGCGACCTCCTCGTCCACCAGACCGCCGCCGGCGCCAACAAGGGCGTCACCAAGGCCACGTCCGCGACCATCAAGGTCGCCTCGCTGACCCCGAAGGTCACCCCGTCCGTCGCCGCGAAGCAGGCCGTCGGCCTCGCGAAGGCCGCCGGTTCCGCCGAGACCGCCGCGGACGGCGCGCCCCGCAAGGTGATCTGGGCGGGCAACGGCTCCGCGCCGACCCTCGCCTTCGAGACCGTCGTCGGCGGCCTCCAGGACGACGGCACCCCCAACGAGCTGCACGTCATCACCGACGCGGCCACCGGCAAGAAGCTCTACGAGTGGCAGGGCATCGAGACGGGCACCGGCAAGAGCCTGTACTCCGGCACCGTCACCATCGGCTCCACCAAGTCGGGTTCGACCTACAACCTGACCGACGGCACCCGCGGCGGCCACAAGACGTACAACAAGGCCCGCTCGACCAGCTCCTCGGCCGGCACGCTGTTCACGGACGCCGACGACACGTGGGGCACCGGCACCGCGTCCAGCTCCTCCAGCGACCAGACGGCCGCCGTCGACGCCGCCTACGGCGCCCAGGTCACCTGGGACTTCTACAAGAACACGTTCGGCCGCAGCGGCATCAAGAACGACGGCGTCGCCGCGTACTCCCGCGTCCACTACGGCAACGCGTACGTCAACGCGTTCTGGGACGACTCCTGCTTCTGCATGACCTACGGCGACGGCGCGGGCAACACCGACCCGCTGACCTCGCTCGACGTCGCCGGCCACGAGATGACGCACGGCGTCACCTCCAACACCGCGGGCCTCAACTACTCCGGCGAGTCCGGCGGCCTGAACGAGGCGACCTCGGACATCTTCGGCACCGCCGTCGAGTTCTACGCCAACAACGCCTCGGACCCCGGTGACTACCTCATCGGCGAGAAGATCGACATCAACGGCGACGGCACCCCGCTGCGCTACCAGGACAAGCCCAGCAAGGACGGCTCGTCCAAGGACAGCTGGTCCTCGACCCTCGGCAACCTGGACGTGCACTACTCGTCCGGCCCGGCGAACCACTTCTTCTACCTGCTGTCCGAGGGCAGCGGCGCGAAGACGATCAACGGCGTCAGCTACAACTCGCCGACGTCCAACGGCTCCACGATCACCGGCATCGGCCGCGCCAAGGCCGTCCAGATCTGGTACAAGGCGCTGACCTCGTACATGACCTCGACGACCAACTACAAGGGCGCCCGCACCGCGACCCTGAGCGCGGCGTCGGCCCTGTACGGCGCGAGCTCCACCGAGTACGCGACGGTCGCCGCCGCCTGGTCGGCAGTGAACGTCAACTAG